The segment TTTCGGGACTGCTCGGGCTGTTGATCGGCTTCTTCGGCGGATTCGTCACCAACATCATCGCCAACATGGTCTACAGCCCTCTGGCCGGGCTGGCGATGCGCCAGGCCGAGCCGCAATTCATCACCACCGTGAGTTCCTTGAGCGCCCTGGGTTTTCTTCTCCAGATGGCCAGTCGAGGCATCAGTTGGGCGTTGGCCGGCGTGGCGATGGGTTTGGCCCAGGGCATCGCGTTGCGCTCGAAGCGCCTGCTGCTCTATGGGTTCATTGGCGGTGTCGTCGGGGGTTTGATTGGGGGGCTGTTTTTCGATCCGATCGATGTCCTTGCAGGCTCGGAAGGAACGAGCGGCCACTGGAGCCGCGTCATCGGCCTAGCCGTTATCGGCGCATGCGTGGGTGCCATGATCGGGATCGTCGAGCTGCTCGCCCGTGATGCCTGGCTGCGGATGACGGCCGGTCCGCTCGCCGGCAAGGAGTTCCTCATCTTCAAGGACATCATGAAGATCGGCTCGTCGCCGAGATCGGACATCTACCTTTTCAACGACGACACCGTGACTCAGCACCACGCCACAATCCGCGCCGTCAGCGACCGCTGCGAGATTGAGGCCGTACACGAGGCTTGGCCCGTCTTCCTCAATGGCCGGGTTATCAGGCATGCCCGGTTGCGCCACGGCGATCAGATCACGCTTGGCCGCACCATGTTCGTATTCCAGGAACAGAGGGGTTAGCACATGGATCAGAGCCCACCGGAGGCGCCGGCGCCCACCGCGGTACCGACCTGCGCCATCTGCCTGTGCCCGGCGCAGCCGGAGGAGTCCCTCGTCCAGTGCGGCTCGTGCAGCGCCATCTACCACGCCGATTGTTGGCAGGCAAACGGCGGGTGTGCCATCTACGGCTGTCCCCAGGTCCCACCGACGGAGGCGTTGACGTCCGTCGAGGTCCCGACGTCGTACTGGGGCATGGAGCACAAGAGATGCCCGGCGTGCGGCAGCACCATCCTTGCCGCCGCGATGCGATGCAGGCATTGCGGCAACACGTTCGACTCCGCACGGCCGGAGCATCCCACGGAATTCTCCGTGCGACGGGAACGGCAGAAACGGCTTCCTGCAACACGGAAGCAGGTCGTGTGGTTGTTCATATGCAGCGCCATTCCCTTTCTGGCGCCTTTTGCAGCCGTGTTCGGGTTGATATGGTACGTGCGCCACCGCACCGACCTGAAGGCACTTCCCACTATGTACTCGGCGCTAGCCAAGGTCGCGCTTGCCGTCGCCATGGGCCAGACGGCCTTCGGGATTTGTGTCGCCATGCTTTGGAACGCCGCTCGATCCGGGTGATCGCAGAGACAAAGGGACACACATGACCGGCGCTTCGCGCGAACGGCCAAGCCGACGCCGGAAAGCACACAACGGGAGAACACGAGCAGATGACCCCGCGACTCCGTAGACTGGATGCCGACTACAGGCAGGTCTACACGCTACTGGCCGATCACCCGTATATCCGCCTCATCGGCGCGGAGGGGAATCCCCCAGAGAAGTATGCCTTCGAGTTCCACGTCACGGGCCTCGTCCCGCAACAGGATGACTCGCTCGTGATGGCACGCGCTCATCGGGCCGAGGTCTTCCTGCCGCTCGACTATCCGCGCCGTCCCCCGTTCTGCCGCATGACGACCCCCGTCTTCCACCCGAACATAGATCCCACGAAGATCTGTATCGGCGATCACTGGTCGGCAGGCCAGTCGCTGCCCCAGCTCATCGTGCGCATCGCTGAGATGATATGCTACCAGAGCTACAACGTGAAAAGCCCGCTCAACGCAAAGGCCGCCGCTTGGGCCGAACAGAACCTGTCTGTCCTGCCCCTGGAGAAGGCCGACCTTGGAGTGGGGCTGTGATCGACCGCCGCGCCAGGCTGTGGCGTCTCACGTTGGGCCTCCTGCTCCTCGCCGCTTTCCCTGCGGCATGGCTCATCAGGCGTCTCGTCGGAGAGACCAGTATCTCGCCTTGCGTCTTCCGCACTGTGACCGGCAGGCCATGCCCGTTCTGTGGACTCACGCGCGCCTTCGCTAACGCTGTCGAGTGTAATTGGCGCGCCGCGTTCAGCGCTCATCCGCTCTGGTGGCTTGCGGCAACCGTCGTGGCTGGTGCCGGTCTCATCTGCCTCCTCGATGCAGCAAGGAACACCAACAACCTCCAGCGTCTAACCCGGTTCTGGAACGCCTACGGCTGGCATCTCATCGTTGTTCTCATCATCGTTGCCGTGCTCTCGCTTCTCTGACCCGGCTCTCGCCACTCCACGCCGATCACCCATGCTCCCCTGCCGCCAAGCCGCCGCGGATCTCCACACAGCCACGATCGAGCCCAACTTGCCGCCCACGACGGCCGGCCAATTCGACCCGACCCTTTTTTTCGTTGTTCCAGATGCCGGGCGCGCACGTGCAATCACGTCAGGACAGGGATCCACAGAAAACGCGTGAGAAGAGGAAGTACGCCCGGAAGGAATCGAACCTTCAACCAACGGATTAAGAGTCCGCTGCTCTACCTGGTTGAGCTACGGGCGCCCTGAACGTTCCGCAGCGCCCTGTCGGCTCGGGGAAACCAAACCGGGGGCGCACGTTGAGCGGCTTTGATAGCATCCAACCCGTGGAACGTCAACCGGGAAAATCACCGTCGTGCGCAGGTCGTGAGCTGGAGCGCCCGGACCCCGTGTGGTAGAGTCGCCGCGAGTTGCGGACAGGACGAACACGGAGACGGACTCTTCCATGGACAGGTTGCTCATTCTGCTCGTCGCGGGTGCGTTCATCATCGGGGCCGCGCCCTGTTGGGCCGTGGAAAACGGCACGGCGGCCCACGAGGAGCTGAGCACGGCGCGCCTCGTCGAGTTGCTGCGCGACAAGGACCCCGGGCGCGTGTCGTTCGCGCTCTATCAGCTCGCTGCGCGCTCGGCGGCGCCGGGTGGAAGCGTCGTGAGGCTCTGCGGGCATACGGACCCCTACGTGCGGCGCGCGGCCTTCACCGCGCTTGTCTCGCTCGACGAGGCGCCGAACGAGAACCTGATCAAGCGCGGCCTGCGCGATCGCGATCCAGGCGTGAGGCGCGCGGCGCTCGGGCCCGCGATGGCTCTGGGACCGGACGAGGCGGTCGCGCTCTTCATCGCCGCCCTCAACGACGCGCACCCGGCCGTCCGCGAGCTGGCCGCCTTCGGCCTCGCCCGGCTCGGCGGCACGGATGCCGTCAACGCGATCATCAAGGTGCTCGGCGACCCGAGCCGCCGTGTGCGGCGCGCCGCCGTCATCGCGCTCGGCGCGCTCGGCGACCGCGATGCGCTCGAACCGCTCCGCACGCTCCAGTCCGCCCCGGAGAAGGGCGTCGACACGAAGCTTGAGGCCGTCGTGGGGAGGATCCTCGATCAGGGCCACAACTTCGACTACGAGTTCCTCACGCTCCCCACGCTCGTCACGCGCTTCAGCGCCGATACCGGCCTGCCGACGTTCGTCACCGACGAAGCGCTCAGGCAGACGGCCCTCGCCGCGCAGGATCCAGACAATCTCGACGGCCTCAAGGTCTCGATGTGGCACGTCAAGGTGCGCACGCTGCTCGACGACATGACCAAGGCCGCCGGGCTCACGTGGATCGTCGAAGGCCGCTGGATCATCATCACCGTGCGCGCCTACGCCATCCACGACACACCCATCGAGCTCGAGATCGCCGGCGCGCTCCGGCGCCTCGGCGACGCCTCCGCCGAGGCCGCGCTCCGCCGCTACGCCAACGACTCCGCATGGAAGGCCCGCGCTGAAGCGCTGCTGAGAAGCGACTAGCCACGGATCGCACAGACGAACACAGATCCCTCCGGCCGCCGATCTGTGCTCCGGCAGATCGGCGTTCATCAGTGTGATCTGTGGCTTTCTCCTACTCGCGTTCGTCGAGCGGGAGGACTTCGTGCACCGGGCGCGATTGGCTGAAGAAGCGCTTCGTGACGCGGAGGCGGATGTCGTCGAGCATCGCGTAGATGCACGGGATGAGCACAAGCGTCAGCACGGTCGAGAACAGCAGCCCCCACGCGATCGCGCTTGCGAGCGGCCCCCACACCTGCGAGCGCCCGGTGATCCCAAACGCCATCGGCAGCAGCCCGCCGATCGTCGTGACCGACGTGAGAATGATGGGCCGCACACGAATCGCGCATGCCTGGAGAATCGACCGCCACCGCCCAAGGCCCGCGCGCCGGCTGCGGTTGACGAACTCGACCAGCACGAGCGAATCGTTCACCACAACGCCCGCGAGCGCGATCACGCCCACCATCACCGGAATGCTGAAGATCGCGTTGCCCGTCACGACAAGGCTCACCAAGAGCCCAAAGATCACGCCGAAGCCCGCGAATGGAATGATCGACATGATCATAAGCGGCTGCACGTACGAGCGGAACTGCACGGCGAGGATGATATAGATCAGCAGGACGCCAAAGCCGAACGCGCGGAAGAGCTCGCTCATCTGCTCATTCGTCTCCTGCGACTCGCCGCCGAACTTGACCGAGTAGCCCGGGTGCTGCGCCACGATCCGTTCGGCAATCGGCTCGAGTTTCTTGGCGATCTCGACGGGCGAAGCTGTCTTGTCAACGTCGGCGGTCACATTGATCGCCCGACGCCGGTTGTAGTGGTGGAGACGGAAGGTGCCCGGCTCGACGCTCAGCGCCGCCACTTCCTTGAGTGGCACGAGTCCGCCACTCGTGCTCGGCACCTTGAGGTTCTCCAGGTTATCGAGCGTGCGACGCGCCCCCTCGATCGCGCGCACGCGAATGTCGATCTTCTCGTCGCGGTACTGGTACTGGCTGACGATGGCGCCCTCGAACGCCGCGTAGACGGTCGCTGCCGCCGCCTCGACGCTCACGCCGAGGAAGCTCGACTTCGCCTCATCGAAGCGGATGACCACCTCATCCTTGCCGCGCAGGTAGTTGTCGCGCACCTCGCTCACACTCGGGATCGCCGCGAGCTCTTCTTTGATCGCATCGGCGATCCGCTCGAGGGAGGCGAACTCAGGGCCCATGACCTGGAGATCGACGTCGGCGCCCATCGGGGGCCCTTCGTGCGGGATCTCGATGAGCAGCTCCTCGATCCCAGGGATCCGCTCGACGCGGCCGCGGAAACGCTCAACGGTCGCCTCGAGGTCGCGGCTCTTCGGCTTGAGGTGCACGGCCACCGTACCGACGTGCGTCGCCTGTGTCTCCTGGTACTGCACCTGCACCCAGCCGGCGAGCTGAAGCACGTCGTTGACTTCATCGCCCAGCTCGTCGCGCACGATGCGCTCGATGCGATCGAGCGTCTGGCGCGTCTCCTCGAGCCGGGTGCCGACGCCGCGCCACACCTTGATCTCGACCCGCTCGTGCTCGTCGCTCGCACCGAACATCTCGACCTTGATCAACCCGCTCCCGAGCATCACCCCACCCCCGACGAGCAAGGCGAGCGCTGCGGCGATCGTCACGTAGCGCCACCGCAGGCACACGATCCCAACCCGCCGGTAGAATCGGCGGATCTGACCGATCAGGCGTGACCTGAAATCGTGGCGCCGGCTGATGCGCTGCGCCGCGTGCGCGGGAATCCGGCCAAACTCGGCGATATGGCACGGCAACATGAAGAACGCCTCGAACAGTGACGCCGCAAGCGCGGCAATCACCGTCTTGGGGATCACGCTCATGTACCGGCCGATGATCGTCGCCACCAGCATCATCGGCACGAACGCCGAGATCGTCGTCCCCACCGCGGCCGTCACCGGCAGCGCCACCTCGGACGCCCCGACGATGGCCGCCTGCTTCGGCGCCATGCCGCGCTCGACGTAGCGGTAGACGTTCTCGAGGATAATGATCGCGTCGTCGACAACCATGCCCAGCACGATAATGAGCGAGAACAGCGAGATCGTGTTGATCGTCGTGCCGGACACCTTCATGAAGATGAATGTGAGCAGGAACGTCGTCGGAATGCCGACGAACGCAAAAAGAGCGTTGCGAAACCCGATGAACAGGAACAACAGCACGAGCACAAGCGCCATGCCGATCAGGCCGTTCTTGACCAGCATGCCAAGCTGGCTGCGAATCTCGCGTGCCGTGTCGTACACGGTGGTCAACTGCACCGCGCCGCGCGTCTCACGCCGGTACTGCTCGACGAGCTGCTTGATGCCGTCCACGGCGCGCACGACGTTGCCGTCCTTGCGCCGGTAGACGATGAGCACAAGCGCCGACTCGCCGTTGAGCTGCGCCTCGGCCGTCGCGTCCTCGTACCCCAGCTCACAGCGCCCGACATCGCCCAGCCGCACCGTGCTCCCGCCGGAACTTGAAAGCAGCACGAGGTCCTCGAACTCGCGCACACCCGCAAACTCGCCCTCGACGCGGATCAGCTCCTCCTTGCGCCCCACATCGAGCGTGCCGGCCGACACGTTGCGGTGCCGCTGCTGCACGGCGCGCCGTACGTCCGCAAACGTCAATCCGTGGGCGTTGAGCCGGTCCGGATCAACGAGCACGTGCACCTCGCGATCACGCGCGCCAAACAACTCGACCTTGCCCACGTCGCGCACGAGCTTGATCCGGTCCTCGAGCGCGTCGGCATGCAGCTTGAGCTGCTCCTCGGTCATCGCCCCGCCGAGTACGACGAACACGGCCGGCACCACGTCGGTCGTCAGCTTGAACACGAGTGGGATCTCGGCGCTGTCGGGCAGATCATTCTGCACCTGGTTGACCACGTTGCGCAGGTCCTGCACAACCGGGTCGATATCCCGGATGCTCTCGTCGTACTCGATGAAAATCGTCGAGATCCCCTCGCTGGACACCGACCGGATATTGTTGATGTCGGTGAGCTGGTCGAACTCGTCCTCAATGACCTGCGTGATCGACTCCTCGATCTCGTCGGGCGACTTGCCCGCGTCGAGCGTGACGACGAGCGCCGCCTGGAACGACACATCCGGATCCTTGGCCCGCGGCAGAGTCGTGTACGTCCAGACACCGAGGATCACGATGAAGACCAACACGAGATGCACGAGCACCGGGTTGTTCACGCTGAAGCGCGGCAGGTTCATTGGCGCTCCGTCTCGTCGCGTGACGCTTCCGCCTCGTCGCGAGACGCGCCCGGTGCGTCAAGACGCGGCGTTGAGAGATGTGCGGGCTTGCCCTCGGCCCAGACAACCGTGCTGCCGGGACGTAGGCCTTCCTGCCCCGAGGTCACAACCTCGTCGCCCGCCTCGAGCCCCGCCGTCACGATCATCTCATCGCCGCAACGCGCGCCGAGCATGAGCACGCGGAACGACGCGACGCCCCCGGTATCGACGATGAATACGCCCTTCGCCTGTTCCCAGTACGTGAGCGCATCGATCGGCACGGTGATGGCGTTCCGCTCGGTCCGCAGCGTGAACGTCACCCGCGCCACCATGCCGATACCGAGCGCGCCGCCGGCGTTCTCCATCTCGAGCTCGATGGGGAAGCTGCGCGTCATCGCATCGGCCTTGATCGACTTGTAGATGACCCGTCCGGTGAACGCACGCCCCGGCAAGGCATCAATGCTCACCGGACAGACAGCGCCCAACGCGACATGCGGCGAATCGCTCTCAGCAACACTCGTAACGATCTTGACCTTGTGCACGTCGGCCACCGTGGCGATCGGCGTCCCGGGCACGACAAGCTCGCCGACCTCGACAGGCCGCGCGATCACGGTGCCCTCGATCGGGCTGTAGACGATCGTGTCGTTGAAGAGCTTCTCCGCCAAGTCGTACTGCGCCTTGGCGACGTCGTAGGCGGCCTTCGCCTTGTCATACTCGCTCTGCACCGCGCTGCCCTGCTCGAACAGCCGCTCGGTCCGCTCGAACGTCGTCGTGGCATCCGACAGCGAAGCCGCCGCCTGCGCAAGCCGCAGCTTGTACTCCTCCTGTTCGAGCTCTGCCAACGGGAGAACGGTTGGAGTGTTGCCCTCGAGGTCTTCAGCCGCGGCGGGTCTTGGGTGGACGACGTCGCCTTTGTCGAAGTGGAGCTTGAGCACCTCGCCGCTCGTCCGGGCGCTGACGGTAACCTCTTTCCACGCCTCGACCGTGCCGAGGGTGGTGACCGTGAATGGTACGTCGCGCGCCACGGTTGTCTGCGTCACCACCGGCACGCGCAGCTCTGCGTCCGTGTCCGCATCCGCATCCGTGGTCGAGTCGCCACAGCCGCCGGTCAGGACCAGAGACACCAGCCCCACGATTAGAACCGAGTGATACCGCCTCTTCCTCGAACGCATTGCGCGCCTTCCTTCCAGCCAAGAGCCTGCGGGTCCGGACCCGCCCTGCACAGTGCCGCTACTGATAGCTCAGACGCCGCAGCCTTTCAAGAGGCGGTCAAACACCACGAACACGAATCTGCATCCTTGCGAACGCGCTCCGGACAAGGTATCTCTCAAAGGGATCGGGTGCTGGCCCCTGACATGGATGAGGCACATCATGAACCGCCGGCTGGTCATCGTCGCCGTCCTGCTCGTGCTCTTCAGCTCTCTGGGCGCCTGCACAAGGCCAACGAGCGACGGCGAGCAGCCTGTCGAGGTCAAGACGCCAGACCGGGTTGCCGTCGAGATCGCCGCCCGCCTTGAACCGCCGTCGCGCCCAAAACCTGTTTTTTTCCTGTTCTACACGCCTCCCAAGCTCGACATCGAGGCGAAAATCCCACCCTATGAGCTGCCGCTGAAGCCTGAGGTCATCGCCAACTGGGCCGAGGCGAGCGATCATTTCAGGAACCAGGGCACGGCCGAGTTGGTCCTCAAGAACGGCTTCGCCGTCGAGGAGGGCTGGGGCGAGCAGCTCGGCCTCATGGACACCGCCTACGACGAGTTGCCCCACGGCGTGCCGGCTTTCCTCACAGCCGACACTGTGCTCCACTTCCAGCACGTGCTCTACGACCAACTCTTCCGTGAGATCGAGCAAGCCTACCTGCTTGCCGACCTCCAGGCGATCACCGACACCGCGCTCGATTGGTTCACCCAGTCCTATAACGCGCACCAGGCGTCGGCCGGCGTATCGCCAAAGCAATCGGTCGCCGCACGGCGCGACCTCGCCTACTTCGCCGTCGCCGCCCGCCTGCTCGACCCGAAGGCCGCCATCCCCAAACACGTCGAGAAAGAGGTGCTCGCCGAGCTGCGCAATATCGATGCCGGAACGATCGCCGCCAGCCCGATCTTCATCTACCGCATCGACTACAGCCAGCTCAAGCCGCGCGGCCATTACACGTCGACCGCGGCGCTCGAACGCTACTTCCGCGCCATGATGTGGTACGCCCAGTGCGCGTTCCTTTTTCAGCCCGGCATCGTCGATGCCGGCACCGCCGACATCCAGACGATCCAGGCCGTCCAGATCGGCGGCTTCCTCATGGCGAAAGGAAACGTGCTGGCGAAGTGGAAGCAGATCCACGCGGTCGTCGAGCTCTTCGCCGGAGCCATGGATGACGTCTCAGTCGCCGACGTCATCCGCATCAAGCAGGAACTTGACGCTGCCCTGGCCGCCGGCGCGATGGCTGGCGCGTCTCTGGGCGAATCGGCCTACCTCGCCCGCCTCCGCGAACGGCTGAATGCCCTCCCACCGCCTCGAATCCACAACGCGGCCGGCCTGCCAGTCCGTGAGGGCGTCGTCACGCCGGAGCGCCGCAGGCAGTGGCTCAACGAGGCCCGTGGCATGCGCTTCTTCGGCCAGCGCTTCAGCCTCGATGGCCACGCCATGAGCGAACTCATAGGCCTACTCTACAGCGGAACTGGAGAACCGTTCACTCTGACGCTCGGAACCGGTTTGCCCAAGCGCGGCTATCCGTCGCCGCTCGACGTAATGACGCTGCTGGGATCGACGCGCGCCGAGGACCTGCTCCGGGCCGCCGGCGATGCTGACTACGTCCACTACAACCCCGCCTTGGCGGGGCTCAAGGCCGAGTTCGCCGCATTGACGAGCGCCGACTGGCATGCCAGCCTGGCAAGCGCCCGGCTTGATCTGCTCAGGACGCTGCTCGCGCCCGTCCCGGAAGGCTACCCGTCGGCAATCAGAACACCCGCATCGCATGAGCGCTCCCTGCGGACCGCCCTCGCATCGTGGGTCCAACTCAAGCACGACATGGTGCTCGCGCACAAACAGCCGTACCTCGGAACCGAGTCGCTCTCCGGCCCGTCGTGGGATTACGCCGAGCCGCTGCCACAGCTCTACGCCGAGGTCCGCGCCATGAATGGCGCTGTGCTCGTCGGCGCGCGCGTCATGTGTCCCGACCTGATTGATTGGCGCGAGGTTTGGACTCGACTGGTGAACGTGTTCGTACGCGCCGCCGGCTTCGACGCAATCCGGTACCAAGCCGACATGCGGGAACGACCGCCCTACCTGTACCAGATCATCAGATTCAACCGCTGGCTGGACCGCTTGATCGCCATCTCGGAGAAGGAGCTTCGGCATGAGCCGCTCGATGAGTATGACGCCTGGTTCTTCGGCAAGCTCGATAAGGACGTAGCCATCCTTCTCGGTGCCGCCCGGGAAGATGCGAAAGGCCCCGTCGTGGTCGACGTCGCGACGGAGCCGAACGAAGGCCGCGTGCTCGAAGTCGCCACCGGCCGCCTCGACTTGCTCTGGATCGTCATCCGGATGCCCGACGGCCAGAACGTCCTGTGCGCCGGGCCGGTCATGAGCTACTACGAGTTCAAGCAGCCGCTCGAAGCCCGCCTCACAAACCAAGAATGGCGCATCATGCTCGACACCGACGCGGCACCCGACCCACCGATCTGGACCAAGTCCTTCCTCACTCGCGACTCGGAAGGCGGACGGTGACACGGGGTGAACCCGCAGGAACCCGAATCCAGGAGCACGGCGCCCATAGCACAACGTGCAGCCTCCAACTGGCCGCACGCCGCGTGCAGTGCAGTGGCCTGCCTCGTAGGGGACTCGCGGTGGACCTGCCACGCGTTCAGGCAGGCACACAGAGCGGCTCCGGGGTCTGCGCATCACGGGACACTTCGTGAAGGAATGCGCTCGATCAGCCTACGCTCCCCCGAAACCCGGGATGAAGCCCCCTACCTGAGGTGCAACAGGTATGGCGTCCCGAATGGCGTGATAGGGCGCGCGCATACTTGTTTCGGTGTTGGATTTCCTCGAACTGGGACCGGGGCCGGTTCAGGAGCTGGCAGTTCTTGGGGCGTCGTTTGCGGGCGCGGGGTTCGAGCCGGACGGGTTTCCCTCTCGGCTGCACGTCGTTCATCGAGCGCCTCGAGCGCCTGCTTGACTGGCCTTTGCAGCCCCGAAAACCGGGTCGAAGACCGATGAATATG is part of the Verrucomicrobiota bacterium genome and harbors:
- a CDS encoding FHA domain-containing protein, which codes for MIRISRQEAMGAHVDDLLNRQMSLRGEMGVRADRGRKWYYQNWFVFMVAGALAAVAAWAIIEPIFDDYAYVQGTIESVSETADLPEGLEWSFEGVSSIRVKDLDIVLGPGTKELQADGNRQPFDLASLRPGQEVGLYLLTDQIVGEYSALTVHIGVVVVLSPPADPPKKASLSLEEQQRRKMAGGLLLFPLVASFVGLGIGSIDGIVCRAYRRALLSGLLGLLIGFFGGFVTNIIANMVYSPLAGLAMRQAEPQFITTVSSLSALGFLLQMASRGISWALAGVAMGLAQGIALRSKRLLLYGFIGGVVGGLIGGLFFDPIDVLAGSEGTSGHWSRVIGLAVIGACVGAMIGIVELLARDAWLRMTAGPLAGKEFLIFKDIMKIGSSPRSDIYLFNDDTVTQHHATIRAVSDRCEIEAVHEAWPVFLNGRVIRHARLRHGDQITLGRTMFVFQEQRG
- a CDS encoding DUF3160 domain-containing protein, with amino-acid sequence MNRRLVIVAVLLVLFSSLGACTRPTSDGEQPVEVKTPDRVAVEIAARLEPPSRPKPVFFLFYTPPKLDIEAKIPPYELPLKPEVIANWAEASDHFRNQGTAELVLKNGFAVEEGWGEQLGLMDTAYDELPHGVPAFLTADTVLHFQHVLYDQLFREIEQAYLLADLQAITDTALDWFTQSYNAHQASAGVSPKQSVAARRDLAYFAVAARLLDPKAAIPKHVEKEVLAELRNIDAGTIAASPIFIYRIDYSQLKPRGHYTSTAALERYFRAMMWYAQCAFLFQPGIVDAGTADIQTIQAVQIGGFLMAKGNVLAKWKQIHAVVELFAGAMDDVSVADVIRIKQELDAALAAGAMAGASLGESAYLARLRERLNALPPPRIHNAAGLPVREGVVTPERRRQWLNEARGMRFFGQRFSLDGHAMSELIGLLYSGTGEPFTLTLGTGLPKRGYPSPLDVMTLLGSTRAEDLLRAAGDADYVHYNPALAGLKAEFAALTSADWHASLASARLDLLRTLLAPVPEGYPSAIRTPASHERSLRTALASWVQLKHDMVLAHKQPYLGTESLSGPSWDYAEPLPQLYAEVRAMNGAVLVGARVMCPDLIDWREVWTRLVNVFVRAAGFDAIRYQADMRERPPYLYQIIRFNRWLDRLIAISEKELRHEPLDEYDAWFFGKLDKDVAILLGAAREDAKGPVVVDVATEPNEGRVLEVATGRLDLLWIVIRMPDGQNVLCAGPVMSYYEFKQPLEARLTNQEWRIMLDTDAAPDPPIWTKSFLTRDSEGGR
- a CDS encoding efflux RND transporter permease subunit — translated: MNLPRFSVNNPVLVHLVLVFIVILGVWTYTTLPRAKDPDVSFQAALVVTLDAGKSPDEIEESITQVIEDEFDQLTDINNIRSVSSEGISTIFIEYDESIRDIDPVVQDLRNVVNQVQNDLPDSAEIPLVFKLTTDVVPAVFVVLGGAMTEEQLKLHADALEDRIKLVRDVGKVELFGARDREVHVLVDPDRLNAHGLTFADVRRAVQQRHRNVSAGTLDVGRKEELIRVEGEFAGVREFEDLVLLSSSGGSTVRLGDVGRCELGYEDATAEAQLNGESALVLIVYRRKDGNVVRAVDGIKQLVEQYRRETRGAVQLTTVYDTAREIRSQLGMLVKNGLIGMALVLVLLFLFIGFRNALFAFVGIPTTFLLTFIFMKVSGTTINTISLFSLIIVLGMVVDDAIIILENVYRYVERGMAPKQAAIVGASEVALPVTAAVGTTISAFVPMMLVATIIGRYMSVIPKTVIAALAASLFEAFFMLPCHIAEFGRIPAHAAQRISRRHDFRSRLIGQIRRFYRRVGIVCLRWRYVTIAAALALLVGGGVMLGSGLIKVEMFGASDEHERVEIKVWRGVGTRLEETRQTLDRIERIVRDELGDEVNDVLQLAGWVQVQYQETQATHVGTVAVHLKPKSRDLEATVERFRGRVERIPGIEELLIEIPHEGPPMGADVDLQVMGPEFASLERIADAIKEELAAIPSVSEVRDNYLRGKDEVVIRFDEAKSSFLGVSVEAAAATVYAAFEGAIVSQYQYRDEKIDIRVRAIEGARRTLDNLENLKVPSTSGGLVPLKEVAALSVEPGTFRLHHYNRRRAINVTADVDKTASPVEIAKKLEPIAERIVAQHPGYSVKFGGESQETNEQMSELFRAFGFGVLLIYIILAVQFRSYVQPLMIMSIIPFAGFGVIFGLLVSLVVTGNAIFSIPVMVGVIALAGVVVNDSLVLVEFVNRSRRAGLGRWRSILQACAIRVRPIILTSVTTIGGLLPMAFGITGRSQVWGPLASAIAWGLLFSTVLTLVLIPCIYAMLDDIRLRVTKRFFSQSRPVHEVLPLDERE
- a CDS encoding HEAT repeat domain-containing protein, translating into MDRLLILLVAGAFIIGAAPCWAVENGTAAHEELSTARLVELLRDKDPGRVSFALYQLAARSAAPGGSVVRLCGHTDPYVRRAAFTALVSLDEAPNENLIKRGLRDRDPGVRRAALGPAMALGPDEAVALFIAALNDAHPAVRELAAFGLARLGGTDAVNAIIKVLGDPSRRVRRAAVIALGALGDRDALEPLRTLQSAPEKGVDTKLEAVVGRILDQGHNFDYEFLTLPTLVTRFSADTGLPTFVTDEALRQTALAAQDPDNLDGLKVSMWHVKVRTLLDDMTKAAGLTWIVEGRWIIITVRAYAIHDTPIELEIAGALRRLGDASAEAALRRYANDSAWKARAEALLRSD
- a CDS encoding efflux RND transporter periplasmic adaptor subunit; its protein translation is MRSRKRRYHSVLIVGLVSLVLTGGCGDSTTDADADTDAELRVPVVTQTTVARDVPFTVTTLGTVEAWKEVTVSARTSGEVLKLHFDKGDVVHPRPAAAEDLEGNTPTVLPLAELEQEEYKLRLAQAAASLSDATTTFERTERLFEQGSAVQSEYDKAKAAYDVAKAQYDLAEKLFNDTIVYSPIEGTVIARPVEVGELVVPGTPIATVADVHKVKIVTSVAESDSPHVALGAVCPVSIDALPGRAFTGRVIYKSIKADAMTRSFPIELEMENAGGALGIGMVARVTFTLRTERNAITVPIDALTYWEQAKGVFIVDTGGVASFRVLMLGARCGDEMIVTAGLEAGDEVVTSGQEGLRPGSTVVWAEGKPAHLSTPRLDAPGASRDEAEASRDETERQ
- a CDS encoding DUF2752 domain-containing protein — encoded protein: MIDRRARLWRLTLGLLLLAAFPAAWLIRRLVGETSISPCVFRTVTGRPCPFCGLTRAFANAVECNWRAAFSAHPLWWLAATVVAGAGLICLLDAARNTNNLQRLTRFWNAYGWHLIVVLIIVAVLSLL